A window of the Bacillus sp. A301a_S52 genome harbors these coding sequences:
- the essB gene encoding type VII secretion protein EssB, whose product MMENDVTYLEKQIEAIMKEEEGRITLTFQRAKLKLNDEEEVHLLRAMNPEFHRTFKLTDDQLTITMTRPEHYMTFSAILKKSIQAKWQLAYNITQTIRHHTVDRLKLIVSPENVLFDYGLNPHFLHYGVKESVPPYEDDVDKLWLETRAIVATIVDDKYDFNNYLSHYETLQLNEEAKKVMNAESYDELFQIIGENLKKDEAYEKTVLHVPRKKWKLQRYIQIALAIILVPAIIYTIFAAFFKIPQTEAYVASSRSFLEHEYSEVINKLSNYDHEGMPYVVQYQLASAYVVNESLTEVQRQNIQNTLTLQADRNYFNYWIDIGRGNYQEAIDTARRLEDRDLIIYGLLKQREEVKSDQGLSGEEREEELRNIQAEIDEYQSEMEQEALEQEADEEADGERENNDENTEAEEDQEEGDE is encoded by the coding sequence ATGATGGAAAATGATGTAACATATTTAGAAAAACAAATAGAAGCAATAATGAAAGAAGAGGAAGGTCGCATCACGTTGACGTTTCAGCGGGCGAAGTTAAAGCTTAATGATGAAGAAGAGGTTCATCTGTTACGGGCCATGAACCCTGAATTCCATCGTACGTTTAAGTTAACAGACGATCAGCTGACAATCACTATGACGAGACCAGAACATTATATGACTTTTTCTGCGATTCTCAAGAAGAGCATTCAGGCTAAGTGGCAATTGGCTTATAATATCACTCAAACGATAAGACATCATACCGTTGATAGATTAAAATTAATCGTCAGTCCGGAAAATGTGTTATTTGATTATGGACTTAATCCACACTTTTTGCATTACGGGGTGAAAGAGAGTGTGCCGCCTTATGAAGATGATGTGGATAAGCTGTGGCTTGAAACGAGAGCGATCGTGGCGACGATTGTAGATGATAAATACGATTTTAATAATTACTTGTCACATTATGAAACGCTTCAATTGAATGAAGAAGCTAAAAAAGTTATGAACGCGGAAAGCTACGATGAACTTTTTCAGATTATTGGGGAGAACTTAAAAAAAGATGAAGCATATGAAAAGACTGTGTTACACGTGCCAAGAAAAAAATGGAAGTTGCAGCGTTATATTCAAATCGCGTTAGCTATTATACTTGTTCCTGCTATTATATATACTATTTTTGCTGCTTTTTTCAAAATTCCACAAACAGAAGCATATGTTGCAAGCAGTCGGTCCTTTCTAGAGCATGAGTATAGTGAGGTCATAAATAAGTTGTCGAACTATGATCATGAAGGGATGCCATATGTTGTACAGTACCAGCTGGCTTCTGCTTATGTTGTCAACGAATCGTTAACAGAAGTTCAGCGGCAAAATATTCAAAATACGTTAACGTTACAAGCAGATAGAAACTATTTTAATTACTGGATTGATATTGGGCGGGGGAATTATCAAGAAGCCATAGACACAGCTAGAAGATTAGAAGATCGTGACTTAATAATTTACGGTCTTTTGAAGCAGCGTGAGGAAGTGAAATCTGACCAAGGCTTAAGTGGTGAAGAGAGAGAAGAGGAATTACGCAATATTCAGGCGGAAATTGATGAATATCAATCGGAAATGGAGCAGGAAGCTTTAGAACAAGAAGCTGATGAAGAAGCGGATGGTGAACGTGAAAACAATGACGAAAACACAGAAGCTGAAGAGGACCAAGAAGAAGGCGATGAATAG
- a CDS encoding ubiquitin, with product MYIQITVDLKHYNEKSIELRLSDQHLVKNLVAMTWQTARIATAPREGFWIRVKNKDRVWTGTSTLEECGITTGDCIEIL from the coding sequence GTGTACATACAAATAACCGTAGATTTAAAACACTATAATGAAAAATCGATTGAATTGAGGCTATCAGATCAGCATCTCGTGAAAAATCTAGTGGCGATGACATGGCAAACAGCGAGAATAGCCACGGCACCTAGAGAAGGCTTTTGGATTCGCGTTAAAAATAAAGACCGGGTGTGGACTGGGACAAGCACGTTGGAAGAGTGTGGTATTACGACAGGTGACTGCATTGAGATTTTATAG
- a CDS encoding WXG100 family type VII secretion target, with protein sequence MAGQIRVTPEELNTIAAQYLVEGGNVNGVITNLDGLMDQLRTIWEGASSEAFSEQYEALKPSFLEMVELLEKINRQLKSTASSLEQADADIAAQIKR encoded by the coding sequence ATGGCAGGACAAATTCGTGTAACACCAGAAGAACTGAATACTATTGCAGCTCAATACCTAGTAGAAGGCGGTAACGTCAACGGCGTTATTACAAATCTAGATGGTCTCATGGATCAGTTAAGAACTATTTGGGAAGGTGCATCAAGTGAAGCATTTTCAGAGCAGTATGAAGCACTTAAACCATCTTTCTTAGAGATGGTTGAGCTGTTAGAAAAAATCAATAGACAATTAAAATCGACAGCTTCTTCTCTTGAACAAGCTGATGCAGATATCGCTGCTCAAATCAAACGATAA
- a CDS encoding N-acetylmuramoyl-L-alanine amidase produces the protein MVKKISLIILSLLILVGIYSQLSDTVGYAEAAEAIMEGEVAASSLIIREDPSSSASSLGGFRQGDKVTIYGTSGDWYKVKHSSGWGYIHSAYINVINGSASAETKIGKVSVDNLHVRDSASTEGQIISNLSRGELIELGTFSNGWYQVSIGTTRGYIDGTYIEIQAGSSNKGGSTPDSSSNVAEPLGSGKVTATSLNVRSSASTEADIIDSLSRGTTIELLSETSGWYEVETEKGNGYIHGSYVSTTSLSSSGNTADGQLDGKTIFVDAGHGGSDPGAIVDDISEKDIALDVSLKLQSALENEGATVVMSRTEDSYIEVDERAEMANTSGADLFISVHANAFTSSSVNGSEVFYSSQTHADNSRQLAQAIQSQLVNGLNRADRGVVDRNLTVITELDMPGILIEPGFMSNDSDLDMLLNQQDELVAHIVKGFKDYSN, from the coding sequence ATGGTGAAAAAAATAAGTCTGATAATTTTATCTTTACTCATTTTAGTGGGTATCTATAGTCAACTAAGTGATACCGTTGGTTATGCAGAGGCAGCTGAGGCAATTATGGAAGGAGAAGTGGCGGCTTCTTCGCTGATTATTCGAGAGGACCCTTCCTCAAGTGCTTCATCACTAGGAGGGTTTCGCCAAGGTGATAAGGTCACTATTTATGGAACTTCAGGAGACTGGTATAAAGTGAAACATAGCAGTGGATGGGGGTATATTCACAGTGCATACATAAATGTTATTAATGGGAGTGCCTCAGCTGAGACTAAAATTGGGAAAGTCTCAGTTGACAATTTACATGTGAGAGACTCTGCCTCTACAGAAGGACAAATTATTAGTAACTTAAGTAGAGGGGAGTTAATTGAGTTAGGGACTTTTTCAAATGGCTGGTATCAAGTGAGTATTGGCACAACGAGAGGGTACATTGATGGAACTTATATTGAGATTCAAGCTGGTTCTTCTAATAAAGGAGGGAGTACTCCTGATTCTTCTTCAAATGTGGCTGAACCACTTGGAAGCGGAAAAGTAACAGCTACAAGTTTGAATGTTAGATCGTCAGCATCCACGGAGGCCGACATTATTGATAGTCTATCTCGAGGGACGACGATTGAGTTGCTAAGTGAAACAAGTGGTTGGTATGAGGTTGAAACCGAAAAAGGGAACGGATACATCCATGGCTCTTATGTGAGTACAACGTCTTTAAGCAGCAGTGGAAACACGGCTGATGGTCAGCTAGATGGTAAAACGATCTTCGTAGATGCTGGGCATGGAGGAAGTGATCCAGGCGCAATCGTCGATGACATTAGTGAAAAAGATATTGCCCTTGACGTAAGTTTAAAACTACAAAGTGCACTGGAAAATGAGGGTGCTACTGTTGTCATGAGTAGGACGGAGGATTCTTATATAGAGGTTGATGAGCGAGCAGAAATGGCCAACACATCTGGAGCGGATTTATTTATTAGTGTTCACGCCAATGCTTTTACATCCTCCTCGGTTAATGGTTCTGAAGTCTTTTACAGTAGTCAGACACATGCTGATAATAGTCGGCAATTAGCTCAAGCTATCCAATCTCAACTTGTTAATGGATTAAATAGAGCAGATCGTGGCGTCGTTGATCGCAACCTTACAGTCATAACCGAATTAGATATGCCTGGCATTTTAATTGAACCAGGTTTTATGTCAAATGACTCTGATTTAGACATGTTATTAAATCAGCAAGATGAGTTGGTAGCACATATTGTTAAAGGATTTAAAGACTATTCTAATTAA
- a CDS encoding LCP family protein: protein MSELQRSRRPSQKRRSPFRRLMRYVLLTMLFLVIAGGSVLGYMIFQVSSVTNDAQEELNRGEKSALRDTVVDPVEDPISILFLGLDTREADLSGLTDAMILATFNPDEKTIKMVNIPRDSYVNIIGREPMDKINHAHAFGGVDMTVDTVEHLLNVPVDYVVSLNFTAFMEIVDTIGGVEVDVPMPISDTDNATYGTIEIDEGLQTLNGEEALAYARMRKDDPRGDLGRGDRQKDIIEAVIKQSANFKTITNFNSLMESLGNNLRTNLGFSNLVSMHSYASELDNIDQLSLDGDNMMLEGIYYFSLHENSVQEVSQTLQQHLEISQLDTQATIGH, encoded by the coding sequence ATGTCAGAATTACAACGTTCCAGACGCCCTAGTCAAAAAAGAAGAAGCCCCTTTCGCAGATTGATGAGATATGTTTTACTTACAATGTTATTTTTAGTTATAGCAGGCGGCAGTGTGCTTGGGTACATGATTTTTCAAGTTTCTAGTGTGACCAACGATGCCCAAGAAGAGTTAAATCGTGGCGAAAAATCTGCGCTTAGAGACACTGTTGTTGATCCAGTAGAAGACCCTATATCTATTCTGTTTCTCGGTTTAGATACGAGAGAGGCCGATTTATCAGGTTTAACCGATGCGATGATATTAGCTACTTTTAATCCAGATGAAAAAACGATCAAGATGGTTAACATTCCTCGTGACTCTTATGTGAACATTATCGGTCGAGAACCGATGGATAAAATCAATCATGCCCATGCTTTTGGTGGTGTTGATATGACGGTGGACACGGTCGAACATTTATTAAATGTTCCTGTCGATTATGTCGTCTCTTTAAATTTTACAGCCTTCATGGAAATTGTTGATACAATCGGTGGCGTCGAAGTTGATGTACCAATGCCGATTAGTGATACGGATAACGCAACTTACGGCACAATTGAAATTGATGAAGGTTTACAAACATTAAATGGTGAAGAAGCTCTTGCTTATGCAAGAATGCGCAAAGATGATCCTCGAGGAGATTTAGGTCGAGGGGATCGGCAAAAAGATATTATTGAAGCCGTTATAAAACAATCGGCTAACTTCAAAACAATCACTAACTTCAATTCTCTTATGGAGAGTCTTGGTAACAATTTACGCACAAACCTAGGCTTTAGTAATTTAGTTAGTATGCATTCTTATGCCAGTGAATTAGATAACATCGATCAACTAAGTTTAGATGGCGATAATATGATGTTAGAGGGTATTTATTATTTCAGTCTTCATGAAAACTCTGTGCAAGAGGTTTCTCAAACGTTACAACAGCACCTTGAAATATCACAGTTAGATACTCAAGCTACGATCGGCCATTAA
- a CDS encoding arabinan endo-1,5-alpha-L-arabinosidase, with product MWLACIAIVVTGVLLFNGASFADRNASEQQNKQVNPPTGKLDMIGDIGDYIPGEVDDPVHDPALLRTDEAYYVFSTGILRSVDDPGGIYVRKSEGTLEGPWEAIGEIPVPEWVTGYNPEHLWAPQVIKFDNTYYLYYAVSSFGSNRSAIGVLSSQTPHDLNSWVDEGPIVTSEPGVTNYNAIDPHVFEAEGSLWIVYGSHFSGIKLQEMDNPTAVAGEVVTLQNRPFVQHNPVEAPTIIEKEGYYYLFTSWDQCCAGTDSTYKIAVGRSESVTGPYVDQQGQPLTNGGGTVILESEGNQIGPGGQDILQVYGQDYLIHHYYDGDADGVIRMQIRTLNWEGHWPTVDR from the coding sequence ATGTGGCTTGCGTGTATCGCAATTGTCGTAACAGGTGTCCTTCTATTTAATGGGGCATCATTCGCTGATAGAAATGCGAGCGAACAGCAGAATAAACAAGTGAATCCCCCAACTGGTAAGCTTGATATGATCGGTGATATTGGCGACTATATCCCTGGTGAAGTTGATGATCCTGTACACGATCCAGCTTTACTTCGAACGGATGAGGCATATTATGTGTTTTCTACTGGGATTCTTAGGAGTGTTGATGACCCAGGAGGGATTTATGTAAGAAAATCAGAAGGAACACTTGAAGGGCCGTGGGAAGCAATAGGGGAAATTCCCGTTCCTGAATGGGTAACTGGCTATAACCCTGAACATCTCTGGGCACCTCAAGTCATTAAATTTGATAATACCTATTATTTGTATTATGCCGTTTCTTCATTTGGTTCAAATCGATCGGCAATAGGTGTATTAAGTTCTCAAACCCCTCACGATCTTAATAGTTGGGTGGACGAGGGCCCTATTGTCACATCAGAACCAGGGGTAACTAATTACAACGCTATTGACCCTCACGTATTTGAAGCTGAAGGCTCTCTTTGGATCGTATATGGCTCGCATTTTAGTGGAATAAAGCTTCAAGAAATGGATAATCCCACTGCCGTGGCAGGTGAGGTTGTAACGTTACAAAACAGACCGTTTGTTCAACACAACCCTGTTGAAGCACCTACAATAATAGAAAAAGAGGGCTATTACTATTTATTTACCTCATGGGACCAATGTTGTGCAGGGACGGATAGTACGTACAAAATAGCTGTAGGGCGTTCAGAGTCGGTAACAGGACCATACGTAGATCAACAAGGGCAGCCTCTTACTAACGGGGGAGGTACAGTCATTTTAGAGTCAGAAGGGAATCAAATTGGTCCAGGAGGCCAAGATATTTTACAAGTATACGGGCAGGACTACTTGATTCATCATTACTACGATGGTGATGCAGATGGCGTTATTCGTATGCAAATTAGAACCCTTAACTGGGAAGGACATTGGCCAACTGTTGATAGATGA
- a CDS encoding GntR family transcriptional regulator, with protein sequence METKYNFVKNKIKSQILQGFIQPHQKVGSETELMKEYEVSRHTVRKAIDELVNDGWIYKKQGAGTFCADRSALKSGTAGQQTKNIAVITTYFSDYIFPSIIRGIEGYLSKNGYQVTLFSTNNNIEQERRCLEAVLQQGFDGLIVEPTKSALPNPNINYYLNLERTGIPYVMINAYYEELEPTHLIMNDVEGGRIQTRHVLDLGHQYVLGFFKNDDIQGTKRMKGFIKAHRESGIPLSPKNIITYTTETKETVPVEELRQHLTNTSELPTAIVCYNDQLALMLLDVIRDMKLSVPEDISVVGYDDSFLSVASEVKLTTVKHPKEEMGKEAGRRIYNFIEQKLAPSRHFEMTPVVYEPKIMIRNSTQGLGVKEIN encoded by the coding sequence ATGGAGACAAAATATAACTTTGTAAAAAATAAAATTAAATCACAGATACTTCAAGGATTTATTCAACCTCATCAAAAGGTAGGATCGGAAACAGAATTGATGAAGGAATATGAAGTGAGTCGCCACACGGTGAGAAAAGCGATTGATGAACTAGTCAATGACGGCTGGATTTATAAAAAGCAAGGTGCAGGAACATTTTGCGCTGATCGTTCAGCTTTAAAAAGTGGCACTGCGGGCCAACAAACGAAAAATATAGCGGTTATTACAACCTATTTTTCGGATTACATTTTTCCGTCAATAATTCGTGGCATCGAAGGATATTTAAGTAAAAATGGGTATCAAGTGACATTGTTTAGTACGAACAATAATATTGAGCAAGAGCGTCGATGTCTTGAAGCGGTTTTACAACAAGGATTTGACGGTCTCATTGTGGAGCCAACGAAAAGTGCGCTTCCCAATCCGAATATTAACTATTATCTGAATTTAGAACGAACAGGTATCCCATATGTCATGATAAATGCCTATTATGAAGAATTAGAGCCTACTCATCTGATTATGAATGACGTTGAAGGTGGAAGAATACAGACACGTCATGTATTGGATCTTGGTCACCAATACGTTCTAGGCTTCTTTAAAAATGATGATATTCAAGGGACGAAGCGTATGAAAGGTTTTATTAAAGCTCATCGTGAAAGTGGCATTCCTTTAAGTCCTAAAAATATTATCACTTATACAACAGAAACAAAAGAAACTGTGCCGGTAGAAGAGCTGAGACAGCATTTGACAAACACGTCAGAATTACCTACTGCTATTGTATGTTACAATGACCAGCTTGCATTAATGCTTTTGGACGTAATAAGAGACATGAAGTTGTCTGTCCCTGAAGATATCTCTGTAGTTGGCTACGATGATTCATTTCTATCGGTGGCTTCAGAAGTTAAACTGACAACAGTGAAACATCCAAAAGAAGAAATGGGAAAAGAAGCAGGACGAAGAATATACAACTTTATTGAGCAAAAGCTGGCGCCTTCTCGTCATTTTGAAATGACCCCTGTTGTTTATGAACCGAAAATAATGATTAGAAATTCAACACAAGGGCTAGGTGTAAAAGAAATAAATTAA
- a CDS encoding DUF624 domain-containing protein: MIENMNRFFRLVTRFAMLNALWIGFTVLGLGVFGLFPATVSLFSISRKWIQGNEELPLFKSFVSYFKSVFVKANLVGWLAGGIGAVLYLNYRLIRQAGADVPLPVTVSFIIIVIFFMLMGVSAFPVSVHFTGGLIELFKKTAMFVFGRLHIACLFVMIVWGAIHFSLAFPTIILFFSGSVVSYLIMWFFIRTLHKLEKSYEEQTVSRVIKE; encoded by the coding sequence GTGATAGAGAATATGAATCGCTTTTTTCGATTAGTAACACGGTTTGCCATGCTAAATGCATTATGGATTGGATTTACCGTGTTAGGTTTGGGAGTATTCGGATTATTCCCGGCGACTGTATCATTATTTTCCATATCTAGAAAGTGGATTCAAGGGAACGAGGAGTTGCCGCTTTTTAAGTCTTTTGTATCTTATTTCAAGAGTGTTTTTGTAAAAGCGAATCTTGTTGGTTGGTTGGCTGGTGGTATTGGGGCTGTGCTTTATTTAAATTATCGTTTAATTAGACAGGCTGGGGCGGATGTTCCACTTCCCGTTACAGTGTCATTTATTATCATCGTTATTTTCTTCATGTTAATGGGAGTCTCAGCCTTCCCTGTTTCAGTTCACTTTACTGGGGGATTGATTGAGCTATTTAAAAAGACTGCTATGTTCGTATTTGGCCGGTTACACATCGCGTGTCTTTTTGTCATGATCGTTTGGGGTGCTATTCATTTCTCATTAGCATTTCCTACAATTATTTTGTTTTTTTCTGGAAGTGTTGTTTCCTATCTTATCATGTGGTTTTTTATACGAACTTTACACAAGTTAGAAAAAAGCTATGAGGAGCAGACTGTCTCCCGTGTGATTAAAGAATAA
- a CDS encoding carbohydrate ABC transporter permease, producing the protein MEKTLKEKMITCLLVSLFILVAFVALFPVISLVVASLSPASDLMRYGLSGELFFSSFDFQNFQAIFGAEGSSYWQWYLNSIIISAVLIVLSLFFSSLVGYALAVYEFKGKRFVFILVLLILMIPFEILMLPLFRMMTAFSLVDSYFVVMLPLIVAPIAVFFFRQYSVGLPKELMEAARIDGCTEYGIFFRIMAPLMLPSFAAMAILQGLTSWNNFLWPLLVLRSNDMFTLPIGLATLLTPYGNNYQILFAGSVLSIIPIIILFLFFQRFFIAGLTSGGVKG; encoded by the coding sequence ATGGAAAAAACGCTGAAAGAAAAAATGATAACATGTCTGCTTGTAAGCTTATTTATATTAGTGGCATTTGTGGCGTTATTTCCAGTTATTTCACTGGTTGTGGCGTCGTTAAGCCCTGCATCCGATTTAATGAGATATGGGTTATCAGGAGAATTATTCTTTTCATCCTTTGATTTTCAAAATTTCCAGGCCATTTTTGGAGCGGAAGGAAGTAGCTACTGGCAATGGTATTTGAATAGCATCATCATTTCCGCAGTTCTTATTGTTTTATCTTTGTTTTTCTCATCGCTGGTAGGGTATGCTCTTGCCGTATATGAATTTAAAGGTAAACGTTTTGTGTTTATTCTTGTTTTGCTAATTTTAATGATTCCTTTTGAAATTCTAATGTTACCTCTTTTTCGAATGATGACAGCTTTCAGTTTAGTAGATTCTTATTTTGTAGTTATGCTGCCTTTAATTGTAGCGCCTATAGCGGTGTTCTTTTTTAGACAATATTCCGTTGGACTTCCAAAAGAATTAATGGAAGCTGCTAGGATAGATGGTTGCACGGAATATGGCATTTTCTTTAGAATTATGGCCCCCCTTATGTTACCTTCTTTTGCGGCAATGGCTATTTTACAAGGCTTAACAAGCTGGAATAATTTCTTATGGCCGTTACTTGTTTTAAGGTCAAATGATATGTTTACGTTACCTATTGGATTGGCCACATTGTTAACGCCTTATGGGAATAACTATCAAATTCTATTTGCAGGATCAGTATTAAGTATTATTCCAATTATTATCTTGTTCCTCTTTTTCCAAAGGTTCTTTATCGCTGGATTAACGTCAGGTGGTGTGAAAGGATAA
- a CDS encoding sugar ABC transporter permease, with protein sequence MGTTISTEKGKPLGTPNRPRKRSSFLYSKKAAPYIFVSPFILSFLFLFLYPFISAINMSFQRVLPGQVEYIGLRNYERVLNPTFYTALQNTTVYVILTVILLTVLPLIFALFLNNRLMKMTNFFRAAIFIPALTSVIVAGTIFRMIFGDSDMAIANQFLSFFGFSPIEWRYGAASGMFLMVVLASWRWMGVNILYFLAGLQNVNHDLYEAADIDGANVWQKFKHVTFPAIKPIVIFLTTITTINGFRMFEESFVFWETSSPGNIGLTVVGYIYQEGIQRNDMGFGAAVGIVLLLVIFVVSVIQLYLTGAFKKGDS encoded by the coding sequence ATGGGAACGACAATTTCTACTGAAAAAGGAAAGCCCTTAGGTACACCGAACAGGCCGAGGAAGCGATCGAGCTTTCTGTACTCTAAAAAAGCGGCGCCTTATATTTTTGTATCACCTTTTATTCTTTCATTTTTATTTTTATTCCTCTATCCATTTATTAGCGCCATAAACATGAGTTTTCAAAGAGTGCTTCCTGGACAAGTAGAATATATCGGATTAAGGAACTATGAGAGGGTCTTAAATCCAACATTCTATACCGCACTACAAAATACAACGGTGTATGTTATTTTAACAGTCATTCTCTTAACCGTATTACCACTCATTTTTGCACTTTTTTTAAATAACCGTCTCATGAAAATGACGAACTTTTTTCGGGCGGCTATTTTTATTCCTGCTCTCACATCGGTCATAGTAGCCGGAACGATTTTTAGAATGATATTTGGGGATTCTGATATGGCGATTGCAAACCAATTCCTCAGTTTCTTTGGATTCTCTCCAATTGAATGGCGATATGGAGCAGCCTCAGGTATGTTCCTGATGGTGGTTTTAGCCTCATGGCGCTGGATGGGAGTAAATATTCTTTATTTCCTTGCGGGATTGCAAAATGTAAATCATGACCTTTACGAAGCGGCAGATATTGACGGGGCGAACGTATGGCAGAAATTCAAACACGTCACCTTCCCTGCAATCAAACCAATTGTCATCTTCTTAACTACCATTACAACCATTAACGGGTTTAGAATGTTTGAAGAAAGCTTTGTTTTTTGGGAGACAAGTTCCCCTGGGAATATAGGTTTAACGGTTGTGGGCTATATTTATCAAGAAGGGATCCAACGTAATGATATGGGTTTTGGAGCAGCAGTGGGAATCGTTCTGCTCTTAGTCATCTTTGTCGTTAGTGTTATACAATTATATTTAACAGGCGCATTTAAAAAGGGTGATTCATAA
- a CDS encoding carbohydrate ABC transporter substrate-binding protein, with protein sequence MRKMVLAALSSVFLLSACGENNANDASGDLEEQTVVGDDIEGATELTFWNFQELHTQFFEDAVIRWNEENPDRPIQLIAETYPYDQMHNNLLLALQSGSGAPDIADIEISQFANYLQGEVQLEALNDVVEPELDDLITSRFDIYAKDGNYYGIDYHVGATVMFYNEEIMNEAGVDIDSIETWDDYVEAGEQVVANTDAVMTTVESDDHFTFWCLISQRGSDYFDENGDVILDNETNVDTLQFIYDLVYEHEIAEIAPGGYHHAEEYYGFMNDGGAATLMMPMWYMGRFLDYMEDLDGKMQIRPLPMWEEGGNRSAGMGGTGTVVTNQTENSELAKDFLAFAKLSEEGNVKLWEILGFDPPRHDVWDSPAMAEDNRFYQYFHDDIFEILHDIRDEINNLNITEQTTNAQQEINSNVMHSVLRDQSRTSQEALEDAAEAIRSRMIE encoded by the coding sequence ATGAGAAAAATGGTTTTAGCGGCACTATCAAGTGTTTTTCTACTGTCAGCATGTGGGGAAAACAATGCAAATGACGCCAGTGGAGATTTAGAAGAACAAACAGTTGTTGGGGACGACATTGAAGGGGCTACAGAGCTTACATTTTGGAATTTCCAAGAACTTCATACGCAATTTTTTGAAGACGCTGTCATTAGGTGGAATGAAGAAAATCCAGATCGTCCTATTCAGTTAATCGCGGAAACATATCCGTATGATCAAATGCATAATAATCTATTACTAGCGCTTCAATCTGGCAGTGGCGCCCCAGATATAGCAGATATAGAGATTAGTCAATTTGCGAATTATTTACAAGGTGAGGTCCAGCTCGAAGCTTTGAATGATGTTGTTGAGCCTGAATTAGATGATTTAATTACTTCTAGATTTGATATTTATGCGAAAGACGGTAATTATTATGGAATTGACTATCATGTCGGGGCAACGGTGATGTTTTATAATGAAGAAATTATGAATGAAGCGGGTGTAGATATTGATTCTATAGAAACTTGGGATGATTATGTGGAAGCAGGCGAACAAGTCGTAGCTAATACAGATGCTGTTATGACGACAGTAGAATCAGACGATCACTTTACTTTTTGGTGCTTAATCAGTCAAAGAGGCTCTGATTATTTTGACGAAAATGGTGACGTTATTCTTGATAATGAAACAAATGTTGACACACTGCAATTTATCTATGACCTTGTTTATGAGCATGAAATTGCAGAAATAGCTCCTGGAGGATACCATCATGCGGAAGAATATTATGGTTTTATGAATGATGGTGGAGCTGCTACGTTGATGATGCCGATGTGGTATATGGGACGATTTCTTGACTATATGGAAGATTTAGATGGAAAAATGCAGATTCGTCCTTTACCTATGTGGGAAGAAGGCGGTAATCGTTCTGCTGGTATGGGTGGTACAGGGACAGTCGTAACAAATCAAACTGAGAACTCTGAATTAGCTAAAGATTTTCTAGCTTTTGCTAAATTGTCTGAAGAAGGTAATGTGAAACTTTGGGAAATACTTGGGTTTGACCCTCCAAGACACGATGTGTGGGATTCCCCTGCCATGGCAGAAGACAATCGTTTCTATCAATATTTCCATGATGACATTTTTGAGATCCTTCATGATATCCGAGACGAAATTAATAACTTGAATATTACTGAACAGACAACAAATGCCCAACAGGAAATTAACTCCAATGTGATGCACTCTGTTTTACGTGATCAAAGTAGAACTTCACAAGAAGCATTAGAAGATGCAGCAGAAGCTATCAGGAGTCGAATGATAGAGTAA